The stretch of DNA AACGCGGCATCGAGAGCGTGAAGAAGAACGCCCCACGCGCGGACATCGACGTGCTCGATTGAGCAAATCGACAATCTACCCCTGATTTAGTCGAGTATCGGGGTTTGAGGCTCTCTATCCGGAAAATCCCCCACCACCCGCAAAACATCGGATTTGTGAGCGTCAGCGCTGCTCACACCCGAAATCGCCAAGAAGACGGATAGCTTGTGGATTAAATACGTGACGCGCTTTGTCACGGACGAGACACACTACTCGAGACAGACATGATACGCGTATCATCCGCGTGCTGGAAGGCAGGCGACGAGGAGGGGCGAATCGACTGATGAAACGACAAGCACTCGGTGCGATTGCGGCGACCGTCGCGCTCACGCTGCCGTGGATCGCGGTGTGGCTGGGGCTGATTCCGTCGCTCTCGACGATGGCCACCGTGGCTGTGAGCGGCCTCGCCGTCCTCGGCGCATCCTTCCTGCTCGCGTGGGGGGCAGAAACCGCAGAAAAAGACGTTCCCCGGGCGTTCGCCATCGCCATCTTGGCGGTGCTCGCCGTCGCGCCCGAATACGCGGTTGACGCGCTCTACGCGTGGAACGCAGGCGTGTACGCCGGCACCGAACGCGGTATCGAAGCCGGAAACCTCGCCGTGGCGAACATGACCGGCGCGAATCGCATTCTCATCGGTCTCGGCTGGGCCGGAATCGCGCTTTTCACCATCTTCCGGCGCGGGTCTGGGGACGACCCGGCCGTCGAACGCCGCAGTGGCTTCCTCGCAGACGTGGTGACACTCGACCGCGACGTCGGCCTCGAAATCGTCTTCCTGCTCGCCGCGACACTCTGGGCGTTCCTCGTCCCGCTCGGCGGCGGCATCGACATCTTCGACATGGCGTTCCTCGTCGGTCTCTACATCACCTACATCCTCATCGTCCTCAAAGGCGACGTGGAGACCGAAGAACACAACGTGGGCGTGCCCGCCTATCTCCAGCAGTTCCCCCGCGGGCCGCGCCTTGCAGCCGTCTTCGTGCTGTTTGCCTACTCCGGGCTGATGATTTTCACCGCGGTCGAACCGTTCGCCCACGGCCTCGAAGAGCTCGGCACCGCAGTCGGGATTCCGTC from Haladaptatus sp. ZSTT2 encodes:
- a CDS encoding sodium:calcium antiporter, which encodes MKRQALGAIAATVALTLPWIAVWLGLIPSLSTMATVAVSGLAVLGASFLLAWGAETAEKDVPRAFAIAILAVLAVAPEYAVDALYAWNAGVYAGTERGIEAGNLAVANMTGANRILIGLGWAGIALFTIFRRGSGDDPAVERRSGFLADVVTLDRDVGLEIVFLLAATLWAFLVPLGGGIDIFDMAFLVGLYITYILIVLKGDVETEEHNVGVPAYLQQFPRGPRLAAVFVLFAYSGLMIFTAVEPFAHGLEELGTAVGIPSFFMIQWIAPLASESPELIVVAYLVNKARSTAGFNALISSKLNQWTLLIGTLVVVYSIALGTYGALPFDQKQSGEIWLTAAQSFFAIALLVNFEISVREAIALLVLFVSQVVMEFLLIRDLITLSISSYELLLAYTALYVVLGGGLFVARRKAFRGILKQTAGTVNEALGNGSNGSVSADD